One window of Quercus robur chromosome 5, dhQueRobu3.1, whole genome shotgun sequence genomic DNA carries:
- the LOC126728837 gene encoding receptor-like protein kinase FERONIA yields MKSHPMLTPILYLCCLFFLLSYLTIATSTPLYNPVENIVVNCGSAGSLKGDDDRYWIGDKGSKFAPIEEPNHKSKTSEAQSLVSVETVPYMTARLSYWQFTYVFPVTPGPKFVRLYFYSAVYSGFESSKDIFTVKAGSFTLLRNFSASIYTDSLDRKDIYKEFCISVDENKKLYLTFIPFTSASTNYHAFINGIEIVSMPLDLYYKPFVPVVGQTYSIYIDYSRALEMVYRLNVGGGAIQAEEDTGMFRKWSEERDYLLSGRFGPHDPSLKPKYTKIPNYTAPDAVYQSAISMGPDSNKNRKSNLTWGLPVDTGFNFLVRLHFCEIESEIHASGTREFCIYIDDQLAEERADVLLWTDDNDTPYYKDYVVMIKNKGNDTHLLSIDLHSRLDAQLIDAILNGVEVFKLSDSDNNLARANIAASLLDQQPAGAANESKSKKTTIFIAIGSVLGLLVVLTLVCCMVLCKLKKTKHYGSCHPLAKRWWWSRPDPYKREFSRRARRLLGNEESHTPFPSDNLNQVQELPLFNFEMLVSATNDFHLSNKLGQGGFGPVYKGKLSDGQEIAVKRLSRTSAQGLKEFMNEVVIISKLQHRNLVRLLGCCVEGEERMLLYEYMPNKSLDAFLFGMEIVECRQRYSINKPNDI; encoded by the exons ATGAAGAGCCACCCTATGCTCACACCTATCTTATACCTCTGCTGCTtattcttccttctttcttatTTAACAATTGCTACTTCTACACCTCTTTACAATCCTGTTGAAAATATTGTCGTTAACTGTGGCTCCGCTGGCAGCTTGAAGGGGGATGATGATCGTTACTGGATCGGAGACAAAGGTTCCAAGTTCGCTCCAATAGAAGAGCCTAATCACAAATCTAAAACCTCTGAAGCCCAAAGCCTAGTCTCGGTCGAGACTGTCCCCTACATGACTGCCCGTTTATCTTATTGGCAATTCACATACGTGTTTCCGGTCACTCCTGGCCCGAAATTCGTCCGGTTGTACTTCTACTCTGCGGTTTACTCAGGTTTTGAAAGTTCTAAGGACATTTTCACTGTCAAAGCAGGTTCGTTCACCTTACTTAGAAACTTCAGTGCTTCCATTTATACTGATTCATTGGACCGAAAGGATATTTACAAAGAGTTCTGCATCAGTGTtgatgagaataaaaaattgtacttaACCTTTATCCCTTTTACAAGTGCTTCTACGAATTACCATGCTTTCATCAATGGAATTGAGATAGTCTCCATGCCTTTGGACCTGTACTACAAGCCATTCGTTCCAGTTGTCGGCCAAACTTATTCGATCTACATAGACTACAGCAGGGCTCTCGAAATGGTTTATCGATTAAACGTGGGTGGAGGCGCGATACAAGCAGAGGAAGACACAGGCATGTTCAGAAAATGGTCAGAGGAGAGAGATTATTTGTTGTCTGGACGCTTTGGGCCTCACGATCCATCTTTGAAgccaaaatacacaaaaataccaaattacACTGCACCTGATGCTGTCTATCAGTCTGCAATATCAATGGGTCCAGACAGTAACAAGAACAGGAAGTCTAATTTGACATGGGGCTTACCTGTTGATACAGGATTCAATTTTCTGGTGAGGCTCCATTTCTGCGAAATAGAGTCAGAGATACATGCCAGTGGGACAAGGGAATTCTGTATCTATATAGACGATCAGCTGGCTGAAGAAAGAGCAGATGTACTATTGTGGACTGACGACAACGATACGCCTTACTACAAGGACTACGTggtgatgataaaaaacaagGGTAATGACACACATCTGCTTTCCATTGATCTACACTCTAGATTAGATGCTCAATTGATCGATGCCATTTTAAACGGCGTGGAAGTATTCAAATTGAGTGACTCAGACAACAATCTTGCCCGAGCCAATATTGCAGCTTCATTGCTTGATCAACAACCTGCTGGGGCAGCCAACGAGTCCAAGTCAAAGAAGACAACAATATTCATTGCCATTGGAAGTGTTTTGGGCTTATTAGTCGTGCTCACTCTAGTTTGTTGCATGGTTCTCTGTAAACTGAAGAAGACCAAGCACTATGGTTCTTGCCATCCACTAGCAAAGCGGTGGTGGTGGTCTAGGCCAGATCCCTACAAAAGAGAGTTCTCAAGGAGAGCAAGGAGATTATTAGGAAATGAGGAATCACATACACCTTTTCCTAGTGACAACCTGAACCAAGTCCAGGAGCTCCCACTATTCAATTTTGAGATGCTGGTGAGCGCAACAAACGACTTCCATCTATCTAACAAGCTTGGTCAAGGTGGATTTGGTCCCGTATACAAG GGAAAACTATCAGATGGACAAGAAATTGCAGTGAAAAGACTTTCTAGAACCTCTGCCCAAGGGTTAAAAGAATTTATGAATGAGGTGGTAATAATTTCTAAACTCCAACATCGGAATCTTGTTAGGCTCCTTGGCTGCTGTGTTGAAGGAGAAGAAAGGATGTTGTTATATGAATACATGCCAAACAAAAGTCTTGATGCATTTCTCTTCG GCATGGAAATTGTGGAATGCAGACAACGCTATAGCATTAATAAACCCAATGATATATGA